A portion of the Corynebacterium jeikeium genome contains these proteins:
- a CDS encoding SdpI family protein encodes MIVIPVITLVLAVCIAVVAGLAWSAKLPGNNWIGIRAPEARKSQENWDITHRVAGPPWAVSAVAFLGATMLGFLAIRPEASGWMWLWYAVALLAGIAMLGIGAAIGSHTIALYDAKVSAESGSGCGCGDGDSGCGCDSAATDAADTAADDACCSDNPAADCGVSGGCSSCGLEGLCTDKGSSANATFKPVDKDALRKAAEQKK; translated from the coding sequence ATGATTGTCATCCCTGTAATTACCCTGGTTCTGGCTGTTTGCATAGCCGTTGTCGCTGGTTTGGCATGGTCGGCGAAGCTACCGGGTAATAACTGGATCGGAATTCGTGCGCCTGAGGCTCGAAAGTCCCAGGAAAACTGGGATATTACGCACCGCGTTGCCGGCCCGCCGTGGGCTGTGTCCGCTGTCGCTTTCCTCGGTGCCACCATGCTCGGCTTCCTCGCCATCCGCCCGGAGGCCTCTGGTTGGATGTGGCTGTGGTACGCCGTCGCTCTGCTCGCCGGTATCGCCATGCTCGGCATTGGTGCGGCTATCGGCTCGCACACCATCGCGCTTTACGACGCCAAGGTCTCCGCCGAGTCCGGCTCCGGTTGTGGGTGCGGTGACGGTGACAGCGGCTGTGGCTGTGACTCCGCCGCCACTGATGCCGCCGACACTGCGGCTGATGATGCCTGCTGCTCCGACAACCCGGCAGCAGACTGCGGTGTCTCCGGTGGCTGCAGCTCCTGTGGCCTGGAAGGACTGTGCACGGACAAGGGCTCATCCGCGAATGCCACTTTCAAGCCTGTGGACAAGGATGCGCTGCGCAAGGCAGCTGAGCAGAAGAAGTAA
- a CDS encoding bile acid:sodium symporter: MWQRIVNWRPDPLIVGIVAAAILAIIFPASGTTAEVFSWATKIAIGFLFFLYGARLSPQDALAGVKHWRLHITILAFTFVLFPILGLLMKPLDWILSPGLYLGILYMTLAPSTVQSSVNFTSIAKGNVAGAIVSASASNLLGIVVTPVLVMLLMATGGGIHVDSSVFLDISLQLLLPFAIGQLTRRWTLKFAAAKTTKNVDRLSIAMVVYAAFSEGMVQGIWSKVPAGDIVILCVLSVVLVEFVLRLSGFIANKMGFDRKDRIAIQFCGSKKSLATGLPMAAVIFGADASLYILPLMIFHQIQLMICAVYAARWGKEAEAEPEPQPA, encoded by the coding sequence ATGTGGCAACGAATTGTGAATTGGCGTCCAGATCCCCTCATCGTCGGTATCGTTGCTGCAGCGATACTGGCGATTATTTTTCCTGCAAGCGGCACTACCGCTGAGGTTTTCAGCTGGGCCACAAAGATCGCCATTGGCTTCTTGTTCTTCCTCTATGGCGCGCGCCTGAGCCCGCAGGATGCGTTGGCCGGTGTTAAGCATTGGCGGCTGCACATAACCATTCTGGCTTTCACATTCGTGCTGTTCCCAATCCTCGGCCTGCTGATGAAACCCCTGGATTGGATTCTTTCTCCTGGCCTCTACCTGGGCATTTTGTACATGACGCTGGCACCGTCGACGGTGCAGTCGAGTGTGAACTTCACGTCCATCGCCAAGGGCAATGTCGCCGGCGCCATCGTCAGTGCCTCGGCATCTAACCTGCTGGGCATTGTGGTCACACCGGTGCTGGTGATGCTGTTGATGGCCACCGGTGGCGGCATTCATGTGGATTCGTCGGTGTTCTTGGATATTTCGCTGCAGTTGCTGCTGCCATTCGCAATCGGCCAGCTCACTCGCCGTTGGACCCTGAAGTTTGCCGCCGCGAAGACGACTAAGAACGTTGACCGCCTATCCATCGCAATGGTCGTTTACGCAGCCTTCTCCGAGGGCATGGTGCAGGGCATCTGGTCGAAGGTGCCGGCAGGGGACATTGTCATCCTGTGTGTGCTTTCGGTCGTGCTGGTGGAATTCGTTTTGCGGTTGTCCGGATTCATCGCAAATAAGATGGGCTTCGACCGCAAGGACCGCATTGCGATTCAGTTCTGCGGTTCGAAGAAGTCCCTGGCCACCGGTCTGCCCATGGCTGCCGTTATCTTCGGTGCCGATGCCAGCCTCTACATTTTGCCGCTGATGATTTTCCACCAGATTCAGCTGATGATCTGTGCGGTCTACGCCGCTCGCTGGGGCAAGGAAGCAGAAGCTGAGCCGGAGCCACAACCCGCTTAA
- a CDS encoding branched-chain amino acid ABC transporter permease → MTALPDSGYVLAALFAMGAVTVALRALPFAFVRTLKGSPLFEFLGTTMPVGVMVALVAYTVFGRLGLSGESGDPGAAWAVPVALAVTVGLHWWRRNTVISIFVGTALYMVLVNLVA, encoded by the coding sequence ATGACTGCGTTGCCCGATTCCGGCTATGTGCTTGCCGCGCTCTTTGCGATGGGAGCGGTGACAGTTGCGCTGCGTGCGCTGCCGTTTGCGTTCGTGCGCACTCTGAAGGGGTCTCCCCTGTTCGAGTTCCTCGGCACGACCATGCCGGTTGGAGTCATGGTGGCGTTGGTTGCCTACACCGTCTTCGGGCGGCTAGGACTCAGCGGTGAGAGTGGCGACCCCGGCGCTGCCTGGGCCGTGCCCGTAGCGCTGGCCGTCACCGTTGGCCTGCACTGGTGGCGGCGCAACACCGTGATTTCGATTTTTGTAGGCACGGCGCTGTATATGGTCCTCGTGAACCTTGTCGCGTGA
- a CDS encoding YqgE/AlgH family protein → MASINPENLYGDRLFTSLERNDPAAGMLLLAAPGMLSPEFSRSVIFLIEHDEHGTLGVDLTQRSQTPVHNVLEPWAPLMAKPPVLYVGGPVNQTQPICIGVVRNGATLPEETDSITGAPLMERIAHRFALVNLGAEPEGVRDRIDGARIFAGYAGWDPGQLEDELERGDWYVAPALPSDVLAPAAADIWGDCMRRQPWPLPLYGTYPVDVRDN, encoded by the coding sequence ATGGCATCGATTAATCCGGAAAATCTCTACGGCGACCGGCTTTTTACCAGCCTTGAGCGCAACGACCCGGCTGCCGGGATGCTGCTGCTCGCAGCACCCGGCATGCTCTCGCCGGAGTTTTCCCGCTCGGTGATTTTCCTTATTGAGCACGATGAACACGGCACCCTTGGTGTCGATCTCACACAGCGTTCGCAGACGCCGGTGCACAATGTGCTCGAGCCTTGGGCGCCGCTGATGGCCAAGCCGCCGGTGCTCTACGTCGGGGGTCCGGTCAACCAGACACAGCCAATCTGCATTGGTGTGGTGCGAAATGGTGCCACCCTCCCAGAGGAGACCGACAGTATTACCGGTGCCCCGCTGATGGAACGCATCGCTCACAGGTTTGCGCTGGTCAACCTCGGTGCGGAGCCGGAGGGCGTACGCGACCGCATAGATGGCGCACGCATCTTCGCCGGTTACGCAGGCTGGGATCCGGGGCAGCTGGAAGACGAGCTCGAGCGCGGTGACTGGTACGTCGCCCCTGCCCTGCCCTCAGATGTACTCGCGCCTGCTGCCGCGGACATCTGGGGTGATTGCATGCGCCGTCAGCCCTGGCCGCTGCCACTGTATGGCACCTATCCCGTAGATGTACGTGACAACTAG
- a CDS encoding DUF695 domain-containing protein, which produces MANENPAPFSPEQRAAEETAINEFWSWWNSFGADALDSMFSVQLGIDGAPNAADVDIIDVQKEVGGRIAAINDRLIWGFEAGAPYSRHLLTVSAAGDPELRPVARRWLEAAPDDGAVWSFTDLRQADPAMKLSLGDVAATLVAQGALEADAPAEVDPADARVAVSSGHGAVDVRLFHPLFPAIAQLEDGERLVAQLGFTLLQLALGEEDFGLWLRGFAFAGEEPEDAIPLPELGGVVEQLAEECPEWLTIDAEANGQPLVVATRAPITQLVSPTMTQHVLIQLMLAHIDDKGLPTDESKESLSEFNTAAAEAIAEDKGIFVATEQSDGMALLHFFIDPASDAEAGLRAVAQTWTDGEHVVDTAYDPAWQRVGHLRV; this is translated from the coding sequence ATGGCTAACGAGAATCCGGCTCCGTTCTCCCCGGAACAGCGCGCCGCAGAAGAGACCGCGATCAATGAGTTCTGGTCGTGGTGGAACTCTTTTGGCGCCGATGCGCTCGACTCGATGTTTAGTGTCCAGCTCGGTATCGATGGTGCCCCGAACGCCGCCGATGTGGACATTATTGATGTCCAGAAGGAGGTCGGCGGCCGCATCGCCGCTATTAATGACCGGCTCATCTGGGGGTTTGAGGCTGGCGCTCCGTATTCTCGCCATCTTCTGACTGTGAGCGCTGCCGGCGATCCGGAGCTGCGCCCGGTCGCTCGCCGTTGGCTGGAGGCCGCGCCTGACGACGGCGCGGTGTGGTCTTTCACCGACCTCCGCCAGGCGGATCCGGCGATGAAGCTGTCGCTGGGGGATGTCGCAGCTACGTTGGTTGCACAGGGTGCTCTCGAGGCCGATGCTCCCGCCGAGGTCGATCCGGCAGACGCCCGCGTGGCTGTTAGCAGTGGTCATGGGGCAGTGGACGTTCGCCTATTCCACCCGCTGTTCCCGGCAATTGCTCAGTTGGAGGACGGTGAGCGCTTGGTAGCTCAGCTAGGTTTCACACTGCTGCAGCTGGCTCTGGGAGAGGAGGACTTCGGCCTGTGGCTGCGCGGTTTCGCCTTCGCTGGCGAGGAGCCGGAAGATGCTATCCCGCTACCGGAGCTGGGCGGTGTCGTCGAGCAGCTCGCGGAAGAGTGCCCGGAGTGGCTCACCATTGATGCCGAAGCCAACGGCCAGCCGCTCGTCGTCGCTACTCGCGCTCCGATTACGCAGCTGGTGAGCCCGACTATGACGCAGCATGTGCTGATTCAGCTCATGCTCGCTCACATTGACGACAAGGGCTTGCCGACGGACGAGTCGAAGGAATCCCTCTCCGAGTTCAATACCGCTGCCGCTGAAGCCATCGCTGAGGACAAGGGTATTTTTGTCGCAACTGAGCAGTCCGACGGTATGGCTCTGCTGCACTTCTTTATTGACCCGGCATCTGATGCGGAGGCGGGTCTGCGAGCTGTTGCGCAGACGTGGACCGACGGAGAGCACGTTGTCGACACCGCTTACGATCCAGCTTGGCAGCGCGTCGGCCACCTGCGCGTGTAG
- a CDS encoding leucine--tRNA ligase, protein MTNSEKSSSSAEATDYRYSPELATQLEGKWQAYWKDNGTFYAPNPVGDLAAADGSTPPKDKLFVQDMFPYPSGVGLHVGHPLGYIATDVFARFHRMQGANVLHTLGYDAFGLPAEQFAIQTGTHPRVTTETNIANMERQLGRLGLGHDRRRVFATTDQDYYKWTQWIFLQIYNAWFDEDQKKARRIDELIPLLESGEMATKDGRVYAELSETEQREAVDEFRLVYQSNSMVNWCPGLGTVLSNEEVTAEGRSERGNFPVFRKRLGQWMMRITAYADRLVDDLELLDWPDKVKSMQRNWIGRSRGAEVDFTAEVGPKVSTKIRVFTTRPDTLFGASYMVLAPERELVDQLVEAGSGSYEGVDERWTFGKETPAEAVAAYRAAIASKSDLERQENKEKTGVFLGAYATNPVSGEQVPVFISDYVLIGYGTGAIMAVPAHDERDYEFATAFGLPIREVVAGGDIAKEAYVGNGTCVNSANDSGLDINGLDKDTAIATVIEWLEKEGAGHEKVQYKLRDWLFARQRYWGEPFPIVYDEDGHAHALPESMLPVELPEVEDYKPVTFDPDDADTEPKAPLDKATDWVNVELDLGDGKKKYRRDTNVMPNWAGSSWYQLRYIDPNNAEEFVDLENERYWTGPRPETHGKDDPGGVDLYVGGVEHAVLHLLYSRFWHKVLFDLGYVTSKEPYRRLFNQGYIQAYAYTDARGVYQPADQVVERDGKFLIPGGAEDGSDLEVFQEYGKMGKSLKNAVSPDEVCDNYGADTLRVYEMAMGPLDTSRPWATKDLVGSQRFLQRAWRLVVNEDSGELAVTDAALSDDDLKALNRTVEGVTSDYAELRDNTAVAKLIEYVNYLTKTYGSTGAPRAAVEPLALMLGPVAPHIAEELWSRLGHTESLAHGPWPAVDEKWLVDDTVELPVQINGKVRARIDVATDASREDIEAAARADEKVVAAVENAGGNIVKVIVVPGKMVNLVVKK, encoded by the coding sequence ATGACCAACAGCGAAAAGTCCTCGTCCTCGGCAGAAGCCACCGACTACCGCTACTCCCCCGAGCTGGCGACTCAGCTAGAGGGAAAGTGGCAGGCGTATTGGAAAGATAACGGCACCTTCTACGCCCCCAACCCGGTGGGCGATTTGGCAGCTGCCGACGGCTCGACTCCGCCGAAGGACAAGCTTTTCGTCCAGGACATGTTCCCGTACCCGTCCGGTGTCGGTCTGCACGTAGGCCACCCGCTGGGATACATCGCCACCGACGTCTTCGCGCGCTTCCACCGCATGCAGGGCGCAAACGTGCTGCACACCCTGGGCTACGACGCCTTCGGTCTGCCGGCGGAGCAGTTCGCAATCCAGACCGGTACGCACCCGCGCGTGACGACGGAAACGAATATCGCCAACATGGAGCGACAGCTGGGCCGCCTGGGACTTGGCCATGACCGCCGCCGTGTTTTCGCGACCACTGACCAGGACTACTACAAGTGGACGCAGTGGATTTTCCTGCAGATTTACAACGCCTGGTTCGATGAGGATCAGAAGAAGGCCCGTCGCATCGATGAGCTGATTCCACTGTTGGAGTCGGGCGAGATGGCTACCAAGGACGGTCGCGTCTACGCTGAGCTCAGCGAGACCGAGCAGCGCGAAGCAGTCGACGAATTCCGTCTGGTTTACCAGTCGAATTCGATGGTCAACTGGTGTCCGGGCCTCGGCACTGTGCTGTCCAACGAAGAAGTGACCGCCGAGGGCCGTTCGGAGCGCGGTAACTTCCCGGTGTTCCGCAAGCGGCTGGGCCAGTGGATGATGCGCATCACCGCATACGCTGACCGCCTGGTCGACGACCTGGAGCTGCTGGACTGGCCGGACAAGGTCAAGTCCATGCAGCGCAACTGGATCGGCCGCTCCCGCGGTGCCGAGGTCGACTTCACAGCCGAGGTCGGCCCGAAGGTCTCCACCAAGATCAGGGTCTTCACCACTCGTCCGGACACTCTCTTCGGAGCCTCTTACATGGTGCTCGCTCCTGAGCGCGAGCTGGTGGATCAGCTGGTTGAAGCCGGCAGCGGTTCCTACGAGGGCGTGGATGAGCGCTGGACCTTCGGCAAGGAAACCCCAGCCGAGGCCGTCGCCGCTTACCGCGCCGCAATTGCCTCCAAGTCCGACCTGGAACGCCAGGAGAACAAGGAAAAGACCGGTGTCTTCCTGGGCGCTTACGCCACCAACCCGGTGAGCGGTGAGCAGGTGCCGGTATTCATTTCCGACTACGTCCTGATTGGCTACGGCACCGGTGCCATCATGGCTGTCCCGGCCCACGATGAGCGCGACTACGAGTTCGCCACTGCCTTCGGTCTGCCAATCCGCGAGGTCGTCGCAGGTGGTGACATTGCAAAGGAGGCGTACGTCGGTAACGGTACGTGCGTGAACTCCGCCAATGATTCCGGCCTGGACATCAATGGCCTGGACAAGGACACCGCCATCGCCACCGTCATTGAGTGGTTGGAGAAGGAAGGTGCGGGTCACGAGAAGGTCCAGTACAAGCTGCGCGACTGGCTGTTCGCCCGCCAGCGCTACTGGGGCGAGCCCTTCCCCATCGTCTACGACGAGGACGGTCACGCCCACGCGCTGCCCGAGTCCATGCTTCCGGTCGAGCTGCCAGAGGTCGAGGACTACAAGCCGGTCACCTTCGACCCGGACGATGCTGACACCGAGCCAAAGGCTCCACTGGACAAGGCCACTGACTGGGTCAATGTCGAGCTCGATCTCGGCGATGGCAAGAAGAAGTACCGCCGTGACACCAATGTCATGCCGAACTGGGCAGGTTCCTCCTGGTACCAGCTGCGTTACATCGACCCGAATAACGCTGAGGAGTTCGTTGACCTGGAAAACGAGCGCTACTGGACCGGCCCTCGCCCGGAGACTCACGGTAAGGACGACCCAGGCGGCGTCGACCTCTACGTCGGTGGCGTCGAGCACGCAGTGCTGCACCTGCTCTACTCCCGCTTCTGGCACAAGGTCCTCTTCGACCTCGGCTACGTGACCTCCAAGGAGCCGTATCGCCGTCTGTTCAACCAGGGCTACATCCAGGCTTACGCATACACCGATGCCCGTGGTGTCTACCAGCCGGCGGATCAGGTTGTTGAGCGCGATGGTAAGTTCCTCATCCCAGGCGGTGCCGAAGACGGCTCTGACCTGGAGGTCTTCCAGGAGTACGGCAAGATGGGCAAGTCCCTGAAGAACGCCGTCTCCCCCGACGAGGTCTGCGACAACTACGGCGCTGACACCCTGCGCGTCTACGAGATGGCCATGGGTCCGCTGGACACCTCCCGCCCGTGGGCGACGAAGGATCTGGTCGGCTCGCAGCGCTTCCTCCAGCGCGCTTGGCGCCTGGTGGTCAATGAGGACTCCGGTGAGCTCGCCGTCACGGACGCAGCGCTTTCCGACGACGACCTCAAGGCGCTCAACCGCACCGTGGAAGGGGTTACCTCTGACTACGCAGAGCTGCGTGACAACACGGCCGTCGCAAAGCTCATTGAGTACGTCAACTACCTGACTAAGACCTACGGTTCGACCGGTGCCCCGCGCGCCGCCGTGGAACCGCTGGCCCTCATGCTTGGCCCTGTGGCACCGCACATCGCGGAGGAACTGTGGAGCCGTCTCGGCCACACCGAGTCCCTGGCACACGGTCCGTGGCCGGCAGTTGACGAAAAGTGGCTGGTCGACGACACCGTTGAGCTGCCAGTTCAGATCAACGGCAAGGTTCGCGCTCGCATTGACGTGGCTACCGATGCTTCCCGCGAGGACATCGAGGCCGCCGCGCGTGCCGACGAAAAGGTTGTCGCAGCTGTGGAGAACGCCGGTGGCAATATCGTGAAGGTCATTGTCGTTCCGGGCAAGATGGTCAATCTAGTTGTGAAGAAGTAG
- a CDS encoding CCA tRNA nucleotidyltransferase, which translates to MLAVADQAIAKESEILDSLAAAFSAAGHRLYLVGGSVRDALLGRLGVDLDFTTDARPEVTRAILDDWADIVWDTGIEFGTLSAERHGRQVEITTFRADTYDQVSRNPEVTFGDTLEGDLIRRDFRCNAIAVELHGDGTRTFLDPLGGFEDLVAGVLDTPGAPEVSFGDDPLRMLRACRFASQLGFDVAPRVLKALKEMSSEIDRITVERISTELNKLILGADPSRGIDLMVESGLADRVLPEISDMRMTQDEHRQHKDVYQHSLQVMRQAIDQEEPGEPDLVLRWAALLHDCGKPATRAYNEQGNVTFYQHEVVGAKLVRRRLRKLKFPKKTNHEISQLVYLHMRFHGYGEGKWTDSAVRRYVNDAGDLLERLNKIVRADCTTRNRRKAARLARACDSLEARIKELAEQEDLARVRPDLDGNEIMEILDLKPGKEVGQAWNYLKELRLESGPLEREDAILALKKWWYEQSGEQAESESES; encoded by the coding sequence ATGCTGGCAGTGGCGGATCAGGCGATCGCCAAGGAGTCTGAGATCCTCGATTCGCTGGCAGCTGCGTTTAGTGCAGCCGGCCATCGCCTGTACCTCGTGGGCGGTTCTGTGCGCGATGCTCTCTTAGGGCGACTGGGCGTGGATCTCGATTTCACCACCGACGCGCGCCCGGAAGTGACGCGCGCGATCCTCGATGACTGGGCGGATATTGTCTGGGATACCGGCATTGAATTCGGCACACTCTCCGCGGAACGGCATGGCCGTCAGGTGGAGATCACCACATTCCGTGCGGATACGTATGACCAGGTCAGCCGCAATCCGGAGGTCACTTTCGGTGACACGCTGGAGGGCGATCTAATTCGCCGTGACTTCCGCTGTAACGCCATCGCCGTGGAGCTCCATGGTGACGGCACCCGCACCTTCCTCGACCCGCTCGGAGGTTTCGAGGATCTTGTCGCGGGTGTGTTGGACACCCCGGGGGCGCCGGAGGTCAGTTTTGGCGACGACCCCCTGCGGATGCTGCGTGCCTGCCGCTTCGCATCCCAGCTGGGGTTCGACGTGGCACCGCGTGTGCTCAAGGCGTTGAAGGAAATGTCCAGCGAAATTGACCGCATCACGGTCGAGCGCATCTCCACCGAGCTGAACAAGCTCATCCTGGGTGCGGACCCAAGCCGAGGTATCGACCTGATGGTGGAATCGGGGTTGGCCGACCGCGTGCTGCCGGAGATCTCCGACATGCGCATGACGCAGGATGAACACCGCCAGCACAAGGATGTCTACCAACACTCTCTGCAGGTCATGCGGCAAGCTATTGACCAGGAAGAACCCGGTGAACCGGACCTCGTACTGCGCTGGGCGGCACTGCTGCACGACTGCGGCAAACCCGCTACCCGTGCCTACAACGAGCAGGGAAACGTCACCTTTTACCAGCACGAAGTTGTCGGCGCGAAGCTGGTGCGACGCCGCCTTCGGAAACTGAAGTTCCCGAAGAAGACCAACCACGAAATCTCGCAGTTGGTCTACCTGCACATGCGCTTCCACGGCTACGGCGAAGGCAAGTGGACGGACTCGGCGGTGCGACGTTATGTCAACGATGCCGGAGATTTGTTGGAACGACTCAACAAAATCGTGCGGGCCGACTGTACGACAAGAAACCGTCGTAAAGCAGCACGCCTCGCACGCGCCTGCGACAGCCTGGAAGCGCGAATCAAGGAGCTCGCTGAGCAGGAGGACCTCGCACGCGTCCGCCCCGACCTGGATGGCAACGAAATCATGGAAATTCTGGACCTGAAGCCCGGCAAGGAAGTCGGACAGGCCTGGAATTACCTGAAAGAGCTGCGATTGGAGTCCGGTCCGTTGGAGCGTGAGGATGCTATCTTGGCGCTGAAGAAATGGTGGTACGAGCAGTCCGGTGAGCAGGCTGAAAGCGAAAGTGAGAGCTAA
- a CDS encoding NUDIX hydrolase — MVRNDNSAAKSRRRRRRPRRRGGVSSSTNTSNATTSGNSAKRSGSGANGPQKAKPNSGGAKKNSKSPKSARPSKQSNNRGGRKNGQDRNNRRRHAQTKRTNNRRAHSSRAQNAAPMQTSIETSAGGLVVSGLAEAVGDGGKVNLSRIYVALIGRHDRRGRLLWSMPKGHVEPGEAFDSTAEREVWEETGIRGEVIEELGVIDYWFVSDGTRIHKTVHHHLLRYVDGDLNDEDPEVTQVMWVPVDTLVERLAYADERKLARRAHNLLPDLARAEKRAGRQTPR; from the coding sequence GTGGTACGCAATGACAACTCGGCGGCGAAGAGCCGTCGACGTCGTCGGCGACCGCGCAGAAGAGGTGGCGTTTCCTCGTCCACCAACACGAGCAACGCTACTACCAGCGGAAATTCTGCAAAACGTAGTGGCTCCGGTGCCAATGGCCCCCAAAAGGCCAAGCCAAACTCCGGTGGCGCCAAGAAAAATTCCAAATCACCGAAGTCGGCACGACCCTCGAAGCAGTCGAACAACCGCGGTGGCCGTAAGAACGGTCAGGATAGGAACAATCGCCGTCGTCACGCACAGACGAAGCGCACGAACAATCGCCGCGCGCACTCGTCGCGCGCGCAAAATGCAGCGCCGATGCAGACCTCGATTGAGACTTCGGCGGGCGGACTGGTCGTCTCGGGGCTTGCCGAGGCGGTCGGAGATGGCGGCAAGGTCAACCTGTCACGGATTTATGTCGCGCTCATTGGTCGGCACGATCGTCGCGGGCGCCTGCTGTGGTCGATGCCTAAGGGCCATGTCGAACCCGGCGAAGCTTTCGATTCCACCGCCGAACGTGAGGTGTGGGAAGAAACGGGCATTCGCGGCGAGGTCATCGAAGAGCTCGGTGTGATTGACTACTGGTTTGTCTCCGATGGCACGCGAATTCACAAGACCGTGCACCATCACCTTCTGCGCTACGTCGATGGCGATCTGAACGACGAAGACCCCGAGGTCACCCAAGTCATGTGGGTTCCTGTGGATACCCTGGTGGAACGGTTGGCCTACGCTGACGAACGCAAACTGGCCCGGCGCGCGCACAATCTGCTGCCCGATCTCGCCCGCGCGGAAAAGCGAGCAGGCCGGCAGACGCCGAGGTGA
- a CDS encoding sigma-70 family RNA polymerase sigma factor, with protein sequence MNFGGRNRIGDSHRKARMGRRLGDCGVVGMQKHASADEVDRELLKAHLAGDRRAFAVLARRYYPQLVAMARRYRRDDFDPLDGVQEGLARAIAGAANFRGRSTVATWLTCIVKNACIDHNRGRFGEIPLCDKEEDFETFMSSQPIPCPDVPLRVTMAAALEQLPTDQRDALLYLDIFGYSLQETSRSIGQPSGTLKSRRARARRTLRRQLEEVQVA encoded by the coding sequence ATGAACTTTGGGGGAAGAAATCGAATTGGGGACAGTCACCGTAAGGCCCGCATGGGTCGGCGACTGGGGGATTGTGGCGTCGTCGGTATGCAAAAGCATGCATCTGCGGACGAGGTCGATCGTGAATTATTGAAGGCGCACCTGGCGGGGGATCGTCGCGCGTTCGCGGTGTTGGCACGGCGTTATTATCCGCAGTTGGTAGCGATGGCGCGGCGCTATCGTCGGGATGATTTCGATCCCTTGGATGGGGTACAGGAGGGGCTGGCGCGGGCAATTGCGGGGGCGGCGAATTTTCGCGGGCGTTCGACGGTGGCGACGTGGCTGACGTGCATCGTGAAGAATGCGTGTATTGACCACAACCGCGGTCGTTTCGGGGAGATCCCTCTCTGCGATAAGGAGGAGGATTTTGAGACGTTTATGAGTTCACAGCCGATTCCCTGCCCGGATGTTCCGCTACGTGTGACTATGGCCGCCGCATTGGAGCAGCTGCCAACGGATCAACGGGATGCCCTGCTGTACTTGGACATCTTTGGATATTCGCTGCAGGAGACCTCTCGCAGTATTGGGCAGCCGAGCGGGACGTTGAAGTCTCGGCGGGCGCGGGCGCGTCGTACGCTTCGGCGACAATTGGAAGAAGTGCAGGTGGCCTAA
- a CDS encoding branched-chain amino acid ABC transporter permease — MSEHINTEGNRAEGSSATGNSDRSDIAAGIRQTLPVGMGLIPLGLAFGLLIAQTGFSWWWAPIFSFVVYAGSMEFLAVGLVMAHTGLLGCAVTSFMVNFRHVFYGLTFPRDRIQSRLGRAYSTYALTDESYAIVSAANADEKMSGHRLLTIQILCQLLWVGSGIVGALTGAALPEGIRGAEFALVALFTVLAMDAFETSKDWSLPLSAIVCTLVGWLINPNQMLVIGLLMYFGLLLLRVWSPRVDRVMRMTSASKPRTTEGERA, encoded by the coding sequence ATGAGTGAGCACATCAATACCGAAGGAAACAGGGCTGAAGGAAGTAGCGCCACAGGAAACAGCGACCGCAGCGACATAGCTGCCGGCATCCGGCAGACACTGCCTGTGGGCATGGGCCTCATTCCGCTGGGGCTCGCATTCGGCCTGCTTATTGCACAAACTGGCTTTAGCTGGTGGTGGGCACCCATCTTCTCCTTCGTGGTCTACGCGGGGTCGATGGAATTCCTCGCTGTCGGCCTGGTTATGGCGCATACGGGTCTGCTCGGCTGTGCCGTGACGTCCTTTATGGTCAACTTCCGCCACGTCTTCTATGGGCTGACGTTCCCACGCGACCGGATACAGTCTCGTCTCGGTCGCGCATACTCCACATACGCGCTTACCGACGAGTCGTATGCCATCGTCTCTGCGGCAAATGCGGACGAAAAGATGTCGGGCCACCGACTGCTGACGATTCAGATTCTCTGTCAGTTACTGTGGGTGGGCTCCGGTATTGTCGGGGCTCTAACCGGCGCAGCACTGCCCGAGGGTATCCGCGGTGCCGAGTTCGCACTGGTGGCGCTCTTTACGGTGCTGGCCATGGACGCGTTTGAGACTTCCAAGGATTGGTCACTGCCCCTGTCCGCTATCGTCTGCACGCTGGTGGGCTGGCTGATTAACCCGAACCAGATGCTGGTTATCGGACTGCTGATGTACTTCGGCCTGCTGCTGTTGCGCGTGTGGTCACCGCGGGTGGATCGGGTGATGCGCATGACGTCGGCAAGCAAGCCGCGTACGACGGAGGGAGAGCGAGCATGA